One Candidatus Methylarchaceae archaeon HK02M2 genomic window, TATACACCTGAATTTTAATAAGGGATACCCCACTAATTCCTCTATATGTTTAAAATCGATATGAGTGAACCTAGGTGTCCGGAATGTGGCGAATTACTTTCATACATACGGCTAATCGACAGAAATAAAAGAAGACTTGGACTTCAAATAACATGTGAATGGTGTGACTACGACGGCATATCCATCGACCTCGGCATAAACAAAGAAATGCTACGTAAGTACCACGGACATGAAGGACTATTCAAAGCAACTTTACAACAAGTTGATAGCATCGACTAGTTCTCTTAAATTCGATCTCTTAAATTCGCTAAAAAGGTCACACATATTAGCCAAATATCCCACTTCTTTGATATGCTCATTAATGAATAATAACATGAATTACAAATATAAGATTTTTTTTGTGCTTTTTAGATTTAATATTCTCTTTAAACGATTCGATTACACGCGCATAAATTTTAACTCTGTAGAAAGTAGAAAGAAAAGTTAGAGACTACTGGGCCTCGATATATTTCGCCATCTCCTCTAATGGCTGCCCGACTGAGTCCTTGACCCTGGAGCCGACGAAGAGTCCCAGAATCTTCCCCAGAACTCCTTTAAAGTGAACGTCGGAAGACCAAGTTACCTTTGTCCCTTCAGGGACTTCCTCATATGTTTGGATGGTTTTACCGAGAATCGGGCCTTCCAAGATCTCCATTTCGATCTTTTCCGGTGGATGGAGCGTCCACTTTTCAGTCATTGTGACTTCTCTGCCTCCCACAGTTGCCATGCCCCTAATTGTGATGGTATTTCCCTCTCGACTAAGGATGTCAACTCGGGGAGACTCGACGCCGGGCCACCAT contains:
- a CDS encoding SRPBCC family protein; protein product: MPKVEVSRVIKAPRGKVWEVAADPESMLRWWPGVESPRVDILSREGNTITIRGMATVGGREVTMTEKWTLHPPEKIEMEILEGPILGKTIQTYEEVPEGTKVTWSSDVHFKGVLGKILGLFVGSRVKDSVGQPLEEMAKYIEAQ